Proteins from a genomic interval of Granulicella sp. L56:
- the argH gene encoding argininosuccinate lyase, with protein sequence MANTQQPAKMWSGRFREPLNKTFEEWQRSFPFDWRLLPQEVAASKAHARAIAAAGILTDAELATMLDGLDQVLAQTTLIPAVVASAPEAEDIHHFTELQLTKIIGNLALKLHTGRSRNEQIATDMRLFVRDAIDATLLGLRNWREALITLAEAADEHVMPSYTHLQRAEPVLVAHWLLTYVSQLERDSSRLVDARKRMNLCPLGSGAIAGATLALDRTIAAKALGFDAPTPNSMDATSDRDFALEFTQALSIFGLHASRFAEELTLFSTAEFGFLDLPEAFSTGSSAMPQKKNPDLTELVRGKSGRLFGAAATLSMLIKGLPLAYNKDLQEGQEPVFDAADTALGILQVLPAFTSSLKFRQDRMKAAATTGYLNAMAAATYLSNKGVPFRKAHEKIGNAVRLGLETGRELGELTLEELRQFGPEFSEDFYASITLEATLDCHDVVGGTARHQVKQALVEARKRLETEAGKV encoded by the coding sequence ATGGCTAATACCCAGCAACCCGCAAAGATGTGGTCCGGCCGCTTCCGCGAGCCCCTCAACAAGACCTTCGAAGAGTGGCAGCGCAGCTTCCCTTTCGACTGGCGTCTCCTCCCGCAAGAGGTCGCCGCCTCGAAGGCGCACGCCCGCGCCATCGCCGCCGCCGGCATCCTCACCGACGCCGAACTGGCCACCATGCTCGACGGCCTCGACCAAGTCCTCGCCCAAACCACCCTCATCCCCGCCGTTGTCGCCTCCGCGCCCGAAGCCGAGGACATCCACCACTTCACCGAGCTGCAACTAACCAAGATCATCGGCAATCTCGCCCTCAAGCTCCACACCGGCCGCAGCCGCAACGAGCAGATCGCCACCGACATGCGCCTCTTCGTGCGCGACGCCATCGACGCCACCCTCCTCGGCCTCCGCAACTGGCGCGAAGCTCTCATCACCCTCGCCGAAGCCGCAGACGAGCACGTCATGCCCAGCTACACCCACCTCCAGCGCGCCGAGCCGGTCCTCGTCGCCCACTGGCTGCTCACCTATGTCAGCCAACTCGAGCGCGACTCCAGCCGCCTCGTCGACGCTCGCAAGCGCATGAATCTCTGCCCCCTCGGCTCCGGGGCCATCGCCGGAGCCACCCTTGCGCTCGACCGCACCATCGCCGCAAAGGCACTGGGTTTCGACGCCCCCACTCCGAACAGCATGGACGCCACAAGCGACCGCGACTTCGCCCTCGAGTTCACGCAAGCGCTCTCCATCTTTGGCCTGCACGCCTCCCGCTTCGCCGAGGAGCTTACGCTTTTCTCCACTGCGGAGTTCGGCTTTCTCGACCTTCCTGAAGCCTTTTCGACTGGATCGAGCGCCATGCCGCAGAAGAAGAACCCCGACCTCACCGAGCTGGTCCGCGGCAAATCCGGCCGTCTCTTCGGCGCGGCTGCGACGCTGTCCATGCTCATCAAGGGCCTGCCGCTCGCCTATAACAAGGACCTTCAGGAGGGGCAGGAGCCGGTCTTCGACGCAGCGGACACGGCGCTTGGAATCCTCCAGGTACTTCCTGCCTTTACCAGCTCACTCAAGTTCCGCCAAGACCGCATGAAAGCGGCGGCAACCACCGGCTACCTCAACGCGATGGCCGCCGCCACCTATCTCTCGAACAAGGGAGTTCCCTTCCGCAAGGCCCACGAGAAGATCGGCAACGCCGTCCGCCTGGGCCTCGAGACAGGCCGTGAGCTTGGCGAGCTTACGCTCGAAGAACTGAGGCAGTTCGGACCAGAGTTCAGCGAAGATTTCTACGCATCAATTACTCTAGAAGCAACGCTGGACTGCCACGATGTCGTTGGCGGCACAGCCCGGCACCAAGTCAAACAAGCTCTTGTGGAAGCTCGCAAGCGGCTTGAAACCGAGGCTGGAAAGGTTTAA
- a CDS encoding GNAT family N-acetyltransferase: MSVFSSLSPVSESTASSRPRVGGATVRTAKLQDAVNIFDLVNSLSGDGTLLRRNYSEICENVRDFKVAESESGVFLGCGALHLYGPHLAEVRSIVVKPEAKGQGAGGKLLRALLEEAESQGVSGVSLFTRIPDFFFHFGFRVVDRTALPDKIYKDCQNCPRLYACDEVAMVRGSLPKIAVLGPSKFDQPELVKLQAGTITSNSGQ; the protein is encoded by the coding sequence ATGTCAGTGTTTAGCTCACTGTCGCCAGTAAGTGAATCGACTGCATCGTCGCGCCCTCGCGTGGGCGGCGCTACCGTGCGGACGGCGAAGTTGCAGGACGCCGTGAACATCTTCGATCTGGTCAACTCTCTCTCCGGCGACGGCACGCTGCTGCGCCGGAACTACTCCGAGATCTGCGAGAACGTCAGGGACTTCAAAGTCGCTGAATCCGAGAGCGGCGTCTTCCTGGGCTGCGGTGCGCTGCATCTCTATGGGCCGCATCTGGCCGAGGTTCGTTCCATCGTGGTGAAGCCCGAGGCCAAGGGACAGGGCGCCGGCGGCAAGCTGCTGCGCGCGCTGCTCGAAGAGGCGGAGAGCCAGGGCGTAAGCGGCGTCAGCCTGTTCACGCGAATCCCGGACTTCTTCTTTCACTTCGGGTTCAGAGTAGTGGACCGCACCGCTCTGCCGGACAAGATCTACAAAGACTGCCAGAACTGCCCACGCCTGTACGCCTGCGACGAAGTGGCGATGGTTCGCGGCTCGCTGCCGAAGATCGCCGTGCTTGGGCCAAGCAAGTTCGACCAGCCTGAACTGGTGAAGTTGCAGGCTGGCACGATTACTTCCAATTCCGGGCAGTAA
- the argF gene encoding ornithine carbamoyltransferase: MGSKTVVMNPKPAEGEEISPRKPTATLGIQSDTAFGEASKRLSGRDLCSIADLTVQEMAAIMELAHAVKANPEDFRHALDARQMVMFFEKASLRTRVTFEAAINTLGGNAIFVDQTQSPLGERESLSDMARNLERWMNIIVLRTYAHDTITEMAACSKVPVINALSDLEHPCQAIADFFTLEERFGSAQGLRFAYVGDGNNVCHSLMLTAAQLGAHCIVASPKGFAPKLEIIHKAIEISESTGGSITLMHDPIKAATGADAIYTDVCTSMGFEHEATKRAPIFKPYQVNEELMSHAQPDAVFMHCLPAHRNAEVTDAVLDGPQSVVFDQAENRMHAQKALLLMLLGGAKRTASSRNRSTQPRKRS, from the coding sequence ATGGGTAGCAAAACCGTCGTCATGAACCCAAAGCCCGCAGAGGGCGAAGAGATTTCCCCGCGCAAGCCGACAGCAACTCTAGGCATCCAGTCCGACACTGCTTTCGGTGAAGCAAGTAAGCGGCTCAGCGGACGCGATCTCTGCTCCATCGCCGACCTGACCGTGCAGGAGATGGCAGCCATCATGGAGCTTGCCCACGCAGTCAAGGCCAATCCCGAAGACTTCCGGCACGCGCTCGACGCCCGTCAGATGGTGATGTTCTTTGAGAAGGCCTCTCTGCGGACACGCGTGACCTTTGAGGCCGCAATCAATACCCTTGGCGGAAACGCCATCTTCGTCGATCAGACGCAGTCCCCTCTCGGCGAGCGTGAGTCTCTCTCAGACATGGCCCGCAACCTCGAGCGCTGGATGAACATCATCGTGCTCCGCACCTACGCGCACGACACTATCACCGAGATGGCCGCCTGCTCCAAGGTCCCCGTCATCAATGCGCTGTCCGACCTCGAGCACCCCTGTCAGGCCATCGCCGATTTCTTCACGCTCGAAGAGCGCTTCGGCTCGGCACAGGGACTTCGTTTTGCCTACGTTGGCGACGGCAACAATGTCTGCCACTCACTGATGCTCACCGCGGCCCAACTCGGCGCACACTGCATCGTGGCATCGCCAAAGGGCTTTGCACCCAAGCTCGAGATCATTCACAAGGCCATCGAGATCAGCGAATCGACCGGCGGGAGCATTACGCTGATGCACGATCCCATCAAGGCGGCCACTGGTGCCGATGCAATCTATACCGATGTCTGCACCAGCATGGGCTTCGAGCACGAAGCCACCAAGCGCGCCCCGATCTTCAAGCCCTATCAAGTCAACGAAGAGCTAATGTCCCACGCGCAGCCCGATGCGGTCTTCATGCACTGCCTGCCAGCGCATCGCAACGCCGAAGTAACGGATGCCGTGCTCGACGGCCCACAGTCGGTCGTCTTCGATCAGGCGGAGAACCGCATGCACGCGCAAAAAGCGCTTCTGCTGATGTTGCTCGGCGGAGCCAAGCGGACTGCCAGCAGCCGCAACCGTTCGACTCAGCCTCGCAAACGCTCTTAA
- a CDS encoding DinB family protein codes for MSLAESLFTEFETQAPITRMFLERLPENKLTWKPHERSMTAGQLALHLARVPEGVVRGVQQNPAQAPDFNTVPEPRDLQEILQAFEQSIVTVQSVLLQFDDDSMRETWRLMHGDQELIAMPRAQFLREIMLNHWYQHRGQFSVYLRMLNVAVPASWGPSADETDPAQGFRWVQRLEPVAG; via the coding sequence ATGTCACTCGCGGAATCCCTCTTTACTGAATTTGAAACACAGGCACCGATCACCCGTATGTTTCTTGAGCGTTTACCGGAGAACAAGTTGACCTGGAAGCCGCATGAGCGGTCCATGACGGCCGGGCAACTCGCCCTGCATCTCGCGCGTGTGCCGGAAGGCGTTGTCCGGGGCGTTCAGCAGAACCCGGCGCAGGCTCCCGATTTCAACACCGTGCCAGAGCCACGCGACCTTCAGGAGATCCTCCAGGCATTCGAGCAGAGCATCGTCACGGTCCAAAGTGTATTGCTGCAGTTCGACGATGACAGCATGAGAGAGACGTGGCGTCTGATGCACGGCGATCAGGAACTTATCGCTATGCCCAGAGCACAATTCCTGCGGGAGATCATGCTGAATCACTGGTATCAGCATCGCGGCCAGTTCAGCGTTTATCTTCGTATGCTCAACGTTGCGGTTCCGGCAAGCTGGGGACCGAGCGCCGACGAAACAGACCCGGCCCAGGGCTTTCGCTGGGTGCAACGGCTCGAACCAGTCGCCGGGTGA
- the argG gene encoding argininosuccinate synthase: MSVILESLPVGQKVGIAFSGGLDTSAALHWMKQKGALPYAYTANLGQPDEADYDEIPRKALEYGAEKARLIDCRGPLVREGIAALQSGAFHITTAGVTYFNTTPIGRAVTGTMLVTAMKENDVNIWGDGSTFKGNDIERFYRYGLLVNPDLKVYKPWLDAAFIDELGGRAEMSAFMQKSGFAYKMSSEKAYSTDSNILGGTHEAKDLEHLSTSMKIVAPIMGVAFWRDDVEIKREEITVRFEEGFPVALNGKDYTDPVALMLEANAIGGRHGLGMSDQIENRIIEAKSRGIYEAPGLALLFIAYERLITGIHNEDTIEQYRDNGRKLGRLLYQGRWFDPQAIMLREAAQRWVAKPVTGEVTLELRRGNDYSILNTDSPNLTFHPERLSMEKTESTFSPRDRIGQLTMRNLDITDTRAKLMTYAKSGLITLSKGSEMPQLNSSNDKE, from the coding sequence ATGTCCGTAATTCTCGAATCCCTGCCCGTCGGCCAGAAGGTGGGTATCGCCTTCTCCGGCGGCCTGGACACCAGCGCCGCGCTCCACTGGATGAAACAGAAGGGCGCTCTGCCTTACGCCTACACCGCCAACCTCGGCCAGCCCGACGAAGCCGACTACGACGAGATCCCGCGCAAGGCGCTCGAGTACGGCGCGGAGAAGGCTCGCCTCATCGACTGCCGCGGCCCGCTCGTGCGCGAAGGCATCGCCGCGCTCCAGTCCGGCGCGTTTCACATCACCACGGCGGGCGTCACCTACTTCAACACTACCCCCATCGGCCGGGCCGTCACCGGCACCATGTTGGTGACGGCGATGAAGGAAAACGACGTCAACATCTGGGGCGACGGCTCTACCTTCAAAGGCAACGACATCGAGCGCTTCTATCGTTACGGCCTGCTCGTCAACCCCGACCTCAAGGTCTACAAGCCCTGGCTCGATGCAGCCTTCATCGACGAGTTGGGTGGCCGCGCTGAGATGTCGGCCTTCATGCAGAAGTCCGGCTTCGCCTACAAGATGTCGTCCGAGAAGGCCTACTCCACCGACTCCAACATCCTCGGCGGCACGCACGAAGCCAAGGACCTCGAACACCTCTCGACCAGCATGAAGATCGTCGCCCCCATCATGGGCGTCGCCTTCTGGCGCGACGATGTCGAGATCAAGCGCGAAGAGATTACTGTCCGCTTTGAAGAAGGCTTCCCCGTCGCCCTCAACGGCAAGGACTATACAGACCCCGTTGCCCTGATGCTCGAAGCCAACGCCATCGGCGGCCGCCACGGCCTCGGCATGAGCGATCAGATCGAGAACCGCATCATCGAGGCCAAGAGCCGCGGCATCTACGAAGCCCCCGGCCTCGCCCTGCTCTTCATCGCCTACGAGCGCCTCATCACCGGCATCCACAACGAGGACACTATCGAGCAGTACCGCGACAACGGCCGCAAACTTGGTCGCCTGCTCTACCAGGGCCGCTGGTTCGATCCCCAGGCCATCATGCTGCGCGAGGCCGCCCAGCGCTGGGTCGCCAAGCCCGTCACCGGCGAGGTCACGCTCGAACTGCGCCGCGGCAACGACTACTCGATCCTGAACACCGACTCGCCCAACCTCACCTTCCACCCCGAGCGCCTCAGCATGGAGAAGACAGAATCCACCTTCTCCCCGCGCGACCGCATCGGCCAGCTCACCATGCGCAACCTCGACATCACCGACACCCGCGCCAAGCTGATGACCTACGCCAAGAGCGGCCTCATCACCCTAAGCAAAGGATCGGAGATGCCGCAACTAAACAGCAGCAACGACAAGGAGTAG